A single Hippocampus zosterae strain Florida chromosome 1, ASM2543408v3, whole genome shotgun sequence DNA region contains:
- the rom1b gene encoding rod outer segment membrane protein 1b, with protein sequence MALLKMKFTQHRRVRLAQGLWLLSWMAVLCGSFVFSLGVYLKIELLRRAEVMENTEIHVVPNILMLVGLASIGTNWMAGRVCQDSLDPSRFPRWKVFLLGWYALAALICCLLVTVVVLSYALQGRLEESLKVGLRNGIRFYKDTDVPGRCFQKETIDRLQMEFRCCGNTNFRDWFEVQWVSNRFLDYTSKDIKDRIRSNIDGRYLLDGVPFSCCNPASPRPCLQYHLTDNNAHYNYEFQNEELNLYNRGCREALIDYYMGLMNSTGPGVLSVILIQMSVLLSLRYLQTSVEGATAQEQPEGDSEGFLLEKGVKETLEEAKVKILLLLKFGQVDPSAADGSPDAEKPPPSSS encoded by the exons ATGGCGCTGCTGAAGATGAAGTTCACCCAGCACAGGCGAGTGCGTCTGGCCCAGGGCCTGTGGCTCTTGTCGTGGATGGCCGTGTTGTGCGGCTCCTTCGTTTTTTCCTTGGGGGTCTACCTTAAGATAGAGCTGCTCCGTCGGGCTGAG GTGATGGAGAACACAGAGATCCACGTGGTGCCCAACATCCTGATGCTGGTGGGCCTAGCCTCCATCGGCACCAACTGGATGGCAGGCCGAGTATGCCAGGACTCTTTGGATCCCAGTCGCTTCCCTCGCTGGAAGGTTTTCCTGCTGGGCTGGTATGCTCTGGCCGCACTCATCTGTTGCCTGCTTGTCACCGTGGTGGTGCTCAGCTACGCCCTACAGGGGCGCTTGGAAGAGTCTCTGAAG GTTGGTTTGAGGAATGGGATCCGTTTCTACAAGGACACTGATGTTCCGGGCCGCTGTTTCCAGAAAGAAACAATAGATCGTCTGCAGATGGAGTTTCGCTGCTGTGGAAACACCAACTTTAGGGATTGGTTTGAGGTGCAGTGGGTCAGCAACAGATTCCTGGACTACACTTCCAAGGATATCAAGGA TCGCATCCGTAGCAACATAGATGGGCGCTACTTGTTGGATGGCGTCCCGTTCAGTTGCTGTAACCCTGCATCCCCTCGGCCCTGCCTGCAGTACCACCTGACAGACAACAACGCCCACTACAACTATGAGTTCCAGAATGAGGAGCTCAACCTTTACAATCGTGGCTGCAGGGAGGCTCTGATTGATTACTACATGGGCCTGATGAATTCAACTGGTCCTGGTGTACTATCAGTCATCTTGATACAG ATGTCAGTCCTGTTGAGCCTGCGCTACCTGCAGACCTCGGTGGAAGGGGCCACGGCTCAAGAGCAGCCGGAAGGGGACAGCGAGGGTTTTCTTCTGGAGAAGGGAGTGAAGGAGACCTTGGAGGAAGCCAAAGTAAAAATCCTGCTCCTGCTAAAGTTTGGCCAGGTTGACCCCAGTGCAGCTGATGGCTCTCCTGATGCAGAAAAGCCCCCACCATCTTCCAGCTAG